The following coding sequences lie in one Deltaproteobacteria bacterium genomic window:
- a CDS encoding helix-turn-helix transcriptional regulator encodes MVRIVSAQHDSPRGRWTYSEWRPPGLAGLVEVIWETRGTTTEPQDRHYPHGMFELLVNLMGNRYRLLQPRGTGTFATTWLVGQQLGPIVTAAPDRHHVLGIRLRPAGAYALLAAPLGVVTGLVVELEDLVGPTARELVERCRDAPSVAARFGLAAAWLAARLAAARAIDPAIAWAAAEIEAREGRVAIAELRRETGLSKTRLAAAFREQIGVTPKVYARLVRFRLALAMLESGIGPLADVALAAGYYDQPHFNAEFRDLTGQSPRELLVARYPSGVPIVRTDG; translated from the coding sequence GTGGTGAGGATCGTCAGCGCGCAACACGATTCCCCCCGCGGCCGCTGGACGTACAGCGAATGGCGGCCGCCCGGGCTCGCGGGCCTCGTCGAGGTCATCTGGGAGACCCGCGGCACGACCACCGAGCCGCAGGACCGGCATTACCCGCACGGGATGTTCGAGCTGCTCGTGAACCTCATGGGCAACCGCTACCGGCTGCTCCAGCCCCGGGGCACGGGGACCTTTGCGACCACCTGGCTCGTCGGCCAGCAGCTCGGCCCGATCGTGACGGCGGCGCCGGACCGGCACCACGTGCTCGGCATCCGGCTCCGGCCGGCCGGCGCGTACGCCCTCCTCGCGGCGCCGCTCGGCGTGGTGACGGGGCTCGTCGTCGAGCTCGAGGACCTCGTCGGCCCCACGGCGCGGGAGCTCGTCGAGCGGTGCCGCGACGCCCCGTCGGTCGCGGCGCGATTCGGCCTCGCGGCGGCGTGGCTCGCTGCGCGGCTCGCCGCCGCCCGTGCGATCGACCCGGCGATCGCCTGGGCTGCGGCCGAGATCGAGGCGCGCGAGGGCCGCGTCGCGATCGCGGAGCTTCGCAGGGAGACCGGGCTCTCGAAGACACGCCTGGCGGCGGCGTTCCGCGAGCAGATCGGCGTCACACCGAAGGTCTACGCGCGGCTCGTCCGCTTCCGGCTGGCGCTCGCCATGCTCGAGAGCGGCATCGGCCCGCTTGCCGACGTGGCGCTCGCGGCCGGCTACTACGACCAGCCCCACTTCAACGCGGAGTTCCGTGATCTCACGGGCCAGAGCCCGCGGGAGCTCCTCGTCGCGCGCTATCCCTCCGGCGTCCCCATCGTCCGGACGGACGGGTGA